In Raphanus sativus cultivar WK10039 chromosome 5, ASM80110v3, whole genome shotgun sequence, the following proteins share a genomic window:
- the LOC108862666 gene encoding uncharacterized protein LOC108862666: MNCTSPKALSPLAGYVFKFVKEQPSHIHHRRLRNPLAMVVAVAAGVLHLLSSSSSRIVCLSTSSRPPLSGAVAKVVLKKGKTQLFKDGSPMVYSGAVDRIIGKPPPKTGDVVIVADGTENPIGWGLYNSVSMFCVRLMQLQHESTRDPSCALNVEKLLQTRITQAVQLRNHLGLPSENNHTNAYRLVNSEGDRLSGLIVDVFGDIAVVASSAAWIEKYRNHVEACLRSSVHGVNHINWRPSLDLLKEDGFDISSLKLTQSSSSSPPLPERSMVVENGITYAISLEGQKTGFYTDQRENRHFISTISSGKRVLDLCCYSGGFALNAAKGGATSVLGIDSSLPALELARENVILNDMDPGKVVFFKQDSTEFMKGALSREETWDIVILDPPKLAPRKKVLHNAAGMYRNLNSLAMRLTSSGGLLMTCSCSGAMTQSGKFLSILQSAAAMAGKKITVVREAGAASDHPLDPSYPQGHYLSNFLLRVL, encoded by the exons ATGAATTGTACCTCTCCA AAAGCACTAAGTCCACTAGCGGGTTATGTGTTCAAATTTGTAAAAGAGCAGCCAAGCCATATCCACCACCGTCGTCTGAGGAATCCTTTGGCAATGGTGGTAGCCGTGGCCGCGGGTGTGCTCCACCTCCTCTCATCGTCTTCTTCGCGAATTGTTTGTTTATCTACTTCTTCTCGCCCTCCCCTGTCAGGTGCTGTTGCAAAGGTGGTACTTAAAAAGGGAAAGACACAGCTGTTCAAAGACGGAAGTCCAATGGTGTACAGTGGAGCTGTGGACAGGATCATCGGAAAGCCACCTCCAAAGACCGGAGACGTCGTCATTGTCGCCGACGGCACCGAGAATCCCATCGGCTGGGGTTTGTATAACTCCGTTTCTATGTTCTGTGTTCGCCTTATGCAGCTCCAACACGAATCCACCAG AGATCCTTCTTGTGCACTCAACGTTGAGAAGCTTCTCCAGACAAGAATCACTCAAGCTGTTCAGTTGCGGAATCATTTGGGACTCCCCTCGGAAAATAACCACACTAATGCTTATCGTCTTGTCAACAGTGAGGGAGATAG ATTGTCTGGATTGATAGTGGATGTGTTTGGAGATATAGCTGTGGTTGCATCGTCCGCTGCTTGGATTGAAAAGTACAGGAATCATGTGGAGGCTTGCTTGAGATCATCAGTCCATGGAGTTAATCACATCAACTGGAGACCTTCTCTTGATCTTCTCAAAGAAGATGGCTTTGATATCTCCTCTTTGAAACTAacacaatcatcatcatcatctcctccTCTCCCCGAGAGATCAATG GTGGTAGAAAATGGAATCACTTACGCAATCTCGCTAGAGGGACAGAAGACAGGGTTCTACACCGATCAACGCGAGAACCGTCACTTCATATCAACCATCTCCTCTGGCAAAAGAGTTCTTGATCTCTGCTGCTATAGTGGTGGTTTCGCACTCAATGCTGCGAAAGGAGGTGCTACCAGTGTCCTTG GAATTGATTCATCTTTACCTGCTTTGGAGCTGGCCAGAGAGAATGTAATCCTCAACGATATGGATCCAGGGAAGGTTGTTTTCTTCAAACAAGATTCTACAGAATTCATGAAGGGTGCTCTGTCAAGGGAAGAGACTTGGGACATTGTCATCCTTGACCCTCCTAAGCTAGCTCCAAGGAAAAAG GTTTTACATAACGCGGCAGGAATGTACAGAAACCTCAACTCGTTGGCAATGAGATTGACAAGTAGTGGAGGTTTGTTGATGACATGCTCATGTTCAGGTGCCATGACACAGAGCGGAAAGTTCTTGAGCATTCTTCAGAGCGCTGCAGCAATGGCTGGAAAGAAGATCACTGTGGTTAGGGAGGCTGGGGCTGCTTCTGATCACCCACTTGACCCATCCTACCCTCAAGGCCACTATCTCTCCAATTTTCTCCTTCGGGTCCTCTGA
- the LOC108862667 gene encoding uncharacterized protein LOC108862667: MDGLSHIGLPVLGILAVSVVTFYAVSFAEIREKSFKDLYDSENGEGAGFKTSLSSRERRLKREANKKRPRS, from the exons atggaTGGGCTTAGCCATATAGGTCTCCCTGTTCTGGGAATACTCGCAGTCTCCGTCGTCACTTTCTACGCCGTCAGCTTCGCTGAGATCAGAGAG AAATCGTTTAAAGATTTGTACGACTCGGAGAATGGAGAGGGAGCAGGGTTCAAGACTTCACTAAGTTCCAGAGAGAGAAGATTGAAAAGAGAAGCAAATAAAAAACGTCCTCGTTCTTGA